The DNA region GCGATCAACGCCGCGGATGCTGTGGCATCTTTCCATGCTGCAAGGGCTTCAATAGCTGCTTTCTGCGTAGTTTCGTTTCCTGCTTTATAAGCATCGGTCACTGCGGTGAGCGACTGGTTGCCGCCCAGACTCGCCAAAACTTTGTAAAAAAGCGCCTTCTTTTTTTCAGGAGCCGTGTTCATCTGCGCCAATACAATTTCAACGGTTTTTGTACTGTCGCCGCTATTTACAGCAGCAACCAGCGCCTTTTGAACGGCAAGTTCATCGGCGCCGGTACTCTCATTCAGCAGATTGAACAGCTGTGGAAGATTATCGCTTATGGCCACCGAACTCAGTGCTGCGTAGGCCGCTGTTCTCACTTCGGGATGCGTATTTTTTAATTGTGCATAAACGGCTTCCAACTGTACGTTTGCAGCCCGAGACGCCAGCAAATTCAGCAATACAATTTGAGTACTGGGCTTCGATGACGGAATGGCGGCGGCAATTGGTGCGGTAATGTCGGTGCCTTTCATGCGTTTTATGGCATCTGAACTGGCCTGAAGCGTCGTAGAGTCAGCATTTTTCATTAATTTCAGTAACTTGCTCAATACTTTATCCTGACCGATGCTTACGGCTGCATCAATTGCAGCAAGTTTTACTTTGGGATTTTTGTTGTTGAAGTGTTTAACTATTGCATCGAGCGCCTGCCCGGCCGGTACTTTACCGAGGGTGTTTATGATATCGGCTTTTACCTCATTGCCGGCCTTGTTCATGGTATTAACCCAGGCAGCGGTATTGCCACCTTTAATATAGGGTATTGCAAAAGCCAAAGCAGCCTTGCGGTAACGGGGGTTGGCATCGGTAGCGGCGGTTAACAACAACTGCTGATTATCATCGGTGGCCTCAACCAACAATTTTAATGCAGCGATATGAACATTGATCATTTCTGCGGCATTCGTTCTTGTCCAAACGTCTTTTGCAATTTTTGAGGCAAGTTCTTTATTTCCGTTCTTAAGTTGTTGGTTCGCAAAAACGAGGTAGCTGCCTACGGCGTTGGTGTTTTCGAATTTGTAGCCGGCTTTTTCTGTGGCTGCGGCCAGTGTTTTTTCCGAAGCGGGATCGGCTATGTAGGCCAAACTGTAGAGGGCCATTTTAGCCAAGGCCGGATCTGCATCAGTGGCTAACGGGATTAATTTCTCTGCGGCTTTTTGATAACGGATGTCGCCCAAAGCTTCTACAATTGCAATGCGGGCATTTCCCTTTGCATTGCTTAATCCGTTTAAAAGTGTAACCTTGGCGTTTTCTGTGTTGATTTTTACCAAAGCCCGGGCTGCTACATCTGCAAGGAAATCGTTGGCCAGGTAAGGCGCCAAGCAAGAAACGGCGTCGTCTTTTCCTACCAAATCGAACTGGCTGATTACAAATGCCCTGTTTTGAGGGTCTGTCAACTTTTGTAGTGCTTTGCAATAGGCATTCACACTCATTTTACGGAGGCTCTCCTGGCCGGACTGACTTACATAGGCAGAAAAACCGCCAATTGCATATTCGAGCTGCGCATTGTTGCCTTTGCCGGCGGTTAAGCCCGTAATCAGTTGTACATAACCAGCTTCGCCAAGCGCTGCAATATCATCAATATTGTTTTTTAGCAGTTTAGCATCTTTGGCGGGCATCTGCGCAAGCAAATCGGCAATTCGCGTGGTTATCGTTCGTTGGTCTGCCTGCTCCTGGCTATAGGCCATGTGTTGAAGTGCGAACACCACGAGCAGGGCTAAAAATATTTTTTTCATTTGGTTATGCAGTCGGTTGAAATGGTTGTTGAGAAATTGTTAAATAGAAAAAGGTGCCCGCATTACGGGATTAATTAATCTGTTGGCACCATCATCATCGATAAATTCTTGTTTTACCGGATCAAACTTCAACGAGCGCCCGAGTTTGAGTGCGATTAACCCCATGTTTACAATGTTGCACGATCGATGCCCGTTTTCTTCGTTCAGCGCAAATTTTTGGCGGGTCTTAACTGATTGCGTGAAATCGGTGATTTGCAGGGCCGGATCGGGAAAGGCCGCCAGTTTACGCTCCAAATCCGGAATATCCGACTTAAAACCGGGATATAGCTTTCCTTTTGGCCCTTCAATATAGGGTACGTTGGTGTCTTTGCCTTCGCCATCTAAAATAATTTGGCAACCATCTGCATAAGTGTAGGTAATTCTCCGCCAGGTACCTACGGCATCGGTGTGCTGCTGCGGCGCATCTATTTCAACCGAAACCGGGCTGGTATCGTCTTTGCCCAAAAAGTATTGTATGGGGTCGATATAATGCTGGCCCATATCACTCAAACCGCCTCCGTCGTAATCCCAATAGCCTCTAAACGTGGTGTGAACGCGATGCGGGTTGTAAGGTTTGTATTGTGCGGGGCCGAGCCACATGTTGTAATCGAGTTCTGCCGGAACGGGCTGCGGCGTGAGGTCGTCCTTTCCTACCCAATAAAACTTCCAGTCGTAGCCCGTGTGTTTGCCAACGGTTACTTTTAAAGGCCAGCCCAAAAGCCCGCTATCTACCAGTTTCTTAATCGGTTTTACGGTGGTGCCCATTCCATAAAAAGTATCTTTAAAGCGGAACCAGGTGTTTAATCGAAACATGGTGCCGTGCTTTTGTACAGCTTCTACTACCCTTTTACCTTCGCCAATGGTATGCGTCATGGGCTTTTCGCACCAAACATCTTTCCCTGCATTGGCGGCTTCTACGGCCATAATGCCATGCCAATGCGGCGGAGTTGCGATGTGTACAATATCAACTTCGGGCAGTTTGAGCAATTCGCGGTAATCGCCAAAAGTTTTTACGCCTTTATCGAGCATCGCACTGGCTTGGGCCAAATGTCTGGTATCAACATCGCAAATGGCCACTACCTGGGTCCCGTCATAGCCGAAATGTCCTCTACCCATCGATCCGACACCAATTACGGCCTTGGTTAGTTTATCACTCGGGGCAATAAAACCGGTGCCGCCCAGCACGTATCGCGGTACAATGGTAAATGCAGACAATGCAATTGCCGATTTCTTAATAAAATCCCGACGAGAACCGGAGTTTTCGGTTTGTTTAGTTTTCATGTAGCGTAGGATATATTTGGTTTCCTTAAGGTTACTAAAAATAAGGTCGAAAGCCTACGAAAACAAATAAAAAAATCTACGCAAACGTTTGACTAAGTATTTTGTTACAAAAGATCCTCTCCCTTTGAAAGTTTGTGAGGCGTGTTCTGGGGTGCAAGTCCCTCTCCGGGAGAGAGGGAAATAAAGGTCAGTGGCTTGAAGCCTCTCCCTATCAGTGTCTGTGGTTTGTTTTTCTTTTAGTAAATCCCGTCGGGTGAAAGGGGTTCATCCTCTAGAATTGAAGCTTTATTACGGCACTTTACGATTAATACAATACTAAAACGTTGCTCTTGAATACAATACAATGTCGTAGTGCGACGCTACGACGAGATAGTCTCACTTCCCCTTTTGGGCAGTGGGTTGTTGTCCTTTGGCATGCCATATTGATTTTTTTCCGAGAAATTAAAACTCAGATGACAGCATCAAAAAAAAAATAATCAACTCCCTTGTTTTTGCAGAAAACTGGCTTCTGAGAATGAACGTTCACATTAACGCCCGATACGCCCAATCAAAAAAAAGGTTGCGAGTTTCCTCACAACCTTTTTTTATTGAATTATTTAACCTTCGACTCCGCTCAGAATGACACCGAACGGGACCTTTCGCTTAGGCATAAGCAATGGCATCTCTTGATGCCAGTTTTGTAGTTCCCATCAAGTATTCATCTACTTTACGGGCGGCTTCTCTTCCTTCGGAAATTGCCCAAACTACGAGCGATTGACCACGACGTACATCGCCGGCTGCAAAAATTTTGGCGATATTTGTTTGGTAGGTATGTTCGGATGCTTTTACGTTACCTCGGTTATCGAGCTCAACACCTAATTTTTCAATTAAGCCTTCTTTTTGCGGGTGCAAAAAACCCATTGCCAGCAATACCAGCTCGCAGGGCAAATCCCTTTCAGTGCCTTCTACCTCTTTAAAGCTAAGCG from Pedobacter endophyticus includes:
- a CDS encoding DUF1080 domain-containing protein, with protein sequence MKKIFLALLVVFALQHMAYSQEQADQRTITTRIADLLAQMPAKDAKLLKNNIDDIAALGEAGYVQLITGLTAGKGNNAQLEYAIGGFSAYVSQSGQESLRKMSVNAYCKALQKLTDPQNRAFVISQFDLVGKDDAVSCLAPYLANDFLADVAARALVKINTENAKVTLLNGLSNAKGNARIAIVEALGDIRYQKAAEKLIPLATDADPALAKMALYSLAYIADPASEKTLAAATEKAGYKFENTNAVGSYLVFANQQLKNGNKELASKIAKDVWTRTNAAEMINVHIAALKLLVEATDDNQQLLLTAATDANPRYRKAALAFAIPYIKGGNTAAWVNTMNKAGNEVKADIINTLGKVPAGQALDAIVKHFNNKNPKVKLAAIDAAVSIGQDKVLSKLLKLMKNADSTTLQASSDAIKRMKGTDITAPIAAAIPSSKPSTQIVLLNLLASRAANVQLEAVYAQLKNTHPEVRTAAYAALSSVAISDNLPQLFNLLNESTGADELAVQKALVAAVNSGDSTKTVEIVLAQMNTAPEKKKALFYKVLASLGGNQSLTAVTDAYKAGNETTQKAAIEALAAWKDATASAALIAIARQTKNPSFLAMAIEGYLKQIRTSNATAEQKFLMLRNAMDVAQTDGQKQQILTDLAQAKCFNSLVFSGKYLDDPALQQAAAQSVMNITLSGTYNGDLVKNLLNKAIAVITGPDSGYQKEGMRKYINEMNPGEGFVSIFNGTDLTGWKGLVADPIKRSKMDAKTLAAEQEKADAEAQQSWKPINGELHFVGKGNNLATVKKYGDFEMLVDWKIVDDKKGEGDAGIYLRGTPQVQIWDNARTNVGAQVGSGGLYNNKVNESKPLKVADNKIDEWNTFRILMKGDRVTVYLNGELVTDNIILENYWDRNLPIFAEEQIELQAHGSPVVYRDIYIRELPRVKPFQLSATEKKEGYKVLFDGTNMHQWTGNTVDYSIEDGNIAIRPKPDKGSGGNLFTKDEFSDFIFRFEFQLTPGANNGLGIRAPLAGDAAYTGMELQILDNDAPIYKNLHVYQYHGSVYGTLPAKRGFLKPVGEWNYQEVIVKGPKIKVILNGEVILDGDITEARKNGAADGKEHPGLLRNSGHIGFLGHGSFVQFRNIRIKDLSKKK
- a CDS encoding Gfo/Idh/MocA family oxidoreductase, which encodes MKTKQTENSGSRRDFIKKSAIALSAFTIVPRYVLGGTGFIAPSDKLTKAVIGVGSMGRGHFGYDGTQVVAICDVDTRHLAQASAMLDKGVKTFGDYRELLKLPEVDIVHIATPPHWHGIMAVEAANAGKDVWCEKPMTHTIGEGKRVVEAVQKHGTMFRLNTWFRFKDTFYGMGTTVKPIKKLVDSGLLGWPLKVTVGKHTGYDWKFYWVGKDDLTPQPVPAELDYNMWLGPAQYKPYNPHRVHTTFRGYWDYDGGGLSDMGQHYIDPIQYFLGKDDTSPVSVEIDAPQQHTDAVGTWRRITYTYADGCQIILDGEGKDTNVPYIEGPKGKLYPGFKSDIPDLERKLAAFPDPALQITDFTQSVKTRQKFALNEENGHRSCNIVNMGLIALKLGRSLKFDPVKQEFIDDDGANRLINPVMRAPFSI